The window TAATAGCAAATCCAAGATGGAAACCACTCTTTATCCCCCTccatcttcttttctctttttttttttacaaattaaccTAATTAATGACAAGCCCAAGCATTTATTCCCTCAACAAACATATAATCAACATAAATTCATGCATTCAAACCACCCTAACATCAAGAACCCACCTTCACATAATACTAATTATACTCAATCCAAgaacaaacatgaaaaacaacacAATGGATCCTCATGGAGAGTTTTCTTACCCTTAAggaatgaagaatcaaaagccaAAACAAGTTGAATCAAGTTATCCTTCACACTTTTCTCTAAGCTcaatttttccttctttaaaaACACACTTAAAATCTTGAAACTCTTATAGGCTCCTTAATGTATCAAACCCTCTCTTTAATTACTTAACACTCTTTCTatcttacactttttttttctcaagcaattttcatgaaaaatgacaaaagccctctttttacattttcttcTCTTGGCCGGCTACACactctcttttttcccttttttttcattgttggaAGCTTATAAAGAGGGTTGTTTTGGGCaagttttcaatttggtccctaaaGAAATTTCTAGACACTCATTTGTGCTATTTGTTCTTTtatctgaaaaacaaaatcttatcATACTCCAAAAATTCTTAACCTTTAAcctaagttaaaataatattttctaagactccaaacaaaatttcaacttaatttGATAATCAGATTGAAAGTTACATGCTACAACGTAAAATTAGCCAgtttgtgatttttcatcaaaaattcaaattttcatatttcatacttgtacaaatcatatcaattaatttagacttttccagaaaaaaaattgcatacgAGAATAGTTATGAGAATATAGTTCTTTTGATAGTTGTAACATCATGGTTCTAGTTGAAGGGAATCACTGagtgtaatatcccacatcagCGGGTGAGGGTTTGGTAAGTAGCCTTATTAGTAGTGTTGGTTACTAACATGTTGTACGCGTTTTGGGGTGTCAGGCTCAAAAGTGGGCTTGcgtcaccaagaacaaaaccgtgagggcggtaaggcccaaagcaGACAATATACGACATGTTAAACTGGGCTGTTACTCTAAGATTCAGGATTTTAGGTCAACCAAGTTATAAACAAAGATTGTTGAGACAACAAAATTCTTTTCTAAATAGGAACAATTGAAACCAGAATTCTAATTGAAGGGAATTGTTGAGCTTCAGGATTTCATGTCAACTAAGCTAAAAACAAAGTTGCTGAGATGACAGAAAAATTCATCTCTTGATAGAAATAGTTGAATCATAATTCTGGTTAAAAAAGATTGCTGCAAAGACAGAGTTTTAAGTCAACTGAACTAAAGCTTTAAGAATATCAAGTTCGGAGAACAATTTGTTTACCTTTACAAACTTACTACGGAAAGCACTTGACAAATCTTAGCTccgtaagtattgtaaagagaaGGAATTTATTGTTACCAATTTCAGGGCCccatttaattatacaaaaatcagaaaaacaaaacaaaaaaatcaaaaaaagtaaatacaaaaagaaagttaaaaaataataaaaatatatatattagtagaGAGAACATAAAGAACGCCTAAAAAATTACCAAAGACTGGTTGGAgatgatcaaaatatataagGTTGGAAAAATCAGCAGTCCAATATGGATAAGTGAAGGCCTCTTGAAATGGGAGAAATTGAATTTGGgaaggaaaaatcaaaattggatgtttacgGACTTAGATggaattttttagggtttaattgaatttattgagggcttagttgcaagaaaaattagttttgagTTCAATTTTGACTTTGATAGGAAGAAATAAAAGTCTAGGGGTTAAActacaattttgaaaaattaatttgatcaaatcaggggcttaattgcatatatattgaaatttgatgggcaattagagacttgattaaggaaattcaaaaccaatgaccaTTTTGTATAAGGCGCAAGACTTCAAATGCTGACATTTGTTTAATTAgaggtcaaattgaagaaaatttagAGTtcattgatcaattgagggttaGAATACAGAAAATGATAACCaaggatcaaattagaaaattcACTAAACTTTAGGGACTGACACTAGTTTAATCATGGGTAAAATTGCtcgaaattgaaagtttaaagaCAATTACAAATGCAATTACaagtgcaattaaaagaaatcacaaGATCAGGGACTAAATGGAAATTTGGTCAAATCCTAAACtaaaaatcctaatttcttaGTGGTTAATCTAGACAACACGATATATGGTTCATGTTCAAAATACCCTGTTTGGAATAAAGTGTAGACAACACGTCGTTTGACTActattcatctttttctttgacAATTTTAGGTTGATTAAGTTGGCATCTTCAAACAAATGAACGTTAAGCCACAGACCTCCAAATTCAGTAAggttagataaaaaaagaaaggtatGCTTCCTCTTCACCAACTTTAAGTGGTATCCGACGACGATGACgtcaaaattgttttgatgaggAAAATGATCAACTCAGTTAGCCATGACTTTGATACCCATTGTACAAAaccactgatttttttttatgtgttcatACTTCAAACTTTCTTAGTGGGTTTTTATCAAAAGTTGGCCACATTTCTCTCAAGATCAAAAAGCTAGAAACAACTATTTGGTCTCTAAGTTTagcaaaatcatcaaaatctctAAAACCATGTTTGTTgcaaaaccaacaaagtacaGAGCTTCCAACTGTTAAAACCATTCAAAACCCTCCTCATTTTGATTGGAGCGTCAAGTATTAATCAATCATAATCAAACATATATCAAAATCCTAGCTTAAAACCCTATATAAACCCCTGAAAAATCAGAGCTTGggggagaaagaagagagaaaaatatagaTAAGGAAATCCTAGTTGTAAAGATTCATGAGCCTATCACAATGGTTTCTTTATCTTTGAAAAGGTAGAAATTGTTAGAGGCAAAGTTTTGCAAAGAGAGCAAAAGGGACATCAGTCATTAATTAAAGCTTTGAAGGTATAAACCTTCTCTAAACTAGCATGTGATATCCATGAGGCACACCTCTAACTCTTGCTTGCatgttttaatgatattttgaaCTTGTGTTACTGTTACAATGTGTTGAGCttgaattttgattaatttataaaattgttgttttttctttgttcaatcCTAATTTAAGTTTCTTGTTGATATTACTAGATGCTAAGAAGATATGTTTCTGATTGTTTTGATGGAATGAAGTAGTTTTGGAATCTCCTAAAAACAGGAGTAGgcttttaatgtttgttttgaTGCATGTTGTTGGTTTCTAGGTTTGTGTGAATCATATTGACTATTAAAATGCAAATTTTGAATcccaaattttttaatatgcttgTTGATTAGGTTTAGCAATTTTGGGAATTGAAACCCCATGCATGTTTTccatgatttgttgttttttattgtttgttttgatcTAAACATGTGTAACTATAACAATGTAGTTTATGGGAACAAAAATCAAGATGTTGGGAGGCCTAAAAGATCAATTTTGGGTTGAATGACATTCCTGCATTTTTAGGTAGATTCTAGGCATTGTTCTTCGTATGAACATTGCCTTGGCTATTTGATTTTGACCATTTTTACTTTGCTTATTTGCATCAACATCTTCACATGAGTTTGTGAATCAATAATTTAGGTTCATTTCATAACAATaatcatgatttctgagttgtAATTCTAGAGTTTTGTTTTTGCACCAAAacctatttttatcaaattgtgATTATTGGTTGATAATCATTGATGTTTGATGCTTAATTACTATTCAGTAATTGATTTTCAACATGCTTATCTCTTTGGGTAGTTCATATCTAGTCTGGATCTTGGTTCATGTTACTAGACGTGTTCTTgatgttcttcatgtttttagctttttctctcgattttgatatgttttgatcaagaattttttagtttttatgtttgTGGCAAGATTGATTAGTTTTCagttttgattttagttttaatttgttttttaggtcaAACCATTATTGTTTTGTTCGGTTTATGATTGAACCAAGATTTTGGGTCAACTTGGTCGGGTCAAATTCAGGTCATTTGATTAAGGCCTTGTttgattttcaactttttttatgaaagattgCAAACATGCCTTTGGATCTATTTTAAcagttttatttaaagaaaaaataggtttttgttaaccaaaaccttaaaaataaaaaatatttaaaatgtttcCTTGTATATGACCAAAAatcctaaaacaaaatattagagcatgtcttaaaattaagaaaaaaatattaaaaaaatatttttgcattttaaaaaatacaaaaagtatTACATGAATTTTACAATCAGTTTGTAAAATTACGAAAGATTTTggtctatattttaaaaatattaaaaacctatttttggcaagaaaatatattattaactttaatataaggataaaaatctataaaatgattaatatcCAACATATTATTGGGAGTAATACAACTCATTCATttctaatataaggataaaaattgcAAGAagttttatctaaaatattattaagaatgACACAAAGATACCCAAAATTCAAGTTTGTTTGAAAGAAGACTCAACAATAATTGGAAATATTTCAACATATGTCTCATTATTCAGGAGTCGTGGacatttgaaatataaaagtGAAAAGTGAAATTTCAATAATCACAAAATATCTTTGGATTTCTGACTTTAGCTCCTTAACAACAATGAGTTACGAATGAGTTTGCTTTCTTCtgatatctttttaagttgGGATCTTTTAGACCAAATTCTTGATCTAGCAAATCAAGGTTTGTTCATCATAGCAAACCCGCCATAGTAGGCTGATAAAATTTAGAAACACAATCATAACAaccacaaacaaagaaaaacgaTGCAGATTACCTCGGGTAAGGCGTATTAGGGGtgttaatatcttccctttacgcaactagtCTCTTGCCTAGAATCTCTGAAAACCAGTTAGGATTCCTAGTAACTATAATACTATGAGGTGACTTCTTATCCTACCAAAGACCTCTCAATGCATCCGAGAAGAGTCACCGCAACGTCACGCTCTCGTAAGGGTACGACAAGTTATAGAAAATTTGCTATTAAATTCTATGGTAGACATATTTGTATAATACAATCCTACGATTATTTCTATAAAAtagttacaatatttttttttatcatgatataatataaaatatttggctAAAGGTATGgttcttaattatttattttccacACTTCAATTTATAATCtttcaaaaactaaatcatatttAACTGAGTAtgttagttatttatttattcattgcaCTTATatctacatttatttattttcttatgtttgaaagttatgaaaactttttatttgaaattttcaaatttttttaatatatttattaggtTTTGGACTAATCTAGAATACAAAAGGAGTACAAAacgattataaaaaattttaataaaattatttttcacaatttcactGGTAAATGAGAGTGCATAAGTGTATACAATACCGTAATTCAAGCACAACtaagataaataatttatttatttatttattcaaagcataacataaaaaaggaaaggataGATTTACCCCCAAGTTATAATGTTTATTTCAATTGGGTCCTCCACCTACCATTTGTCTCAATTGAATCCCTCacctattaattattttgttcaatcaagtcccAAGTCCCAATTGTGATCTATAGTTAACTAATATGTTAAATAGACATGCAAGTCACTCTTTTCGTCAGATTTTAATGCAATATTTGGGCTCGTAAGAATTGTTTGGACAAAAGCTCATATTAAAAAGGAACAAATCCTAGAGGGGGGAGGGGGGCTCAACTCAAGAATGTCCGATACTTTAGAACACCACTTGTActctttgttttgtgtttgaACAATCTTTCTCCTAGTTTTGTCTTAATATCAATCTTGTAATAAGTTGTATTTTTGTTATCGCTACATCAATGGGTTTCATCACCACCATTAAAAATTGACACGTCTCATGTATTCATACCACGCAATTCTTCACTTGTAtgcattttagtccctaaaatCTCTTGAAAATCTTCTCTTGCAAATAcaaattttgtttcttcatgCATATATCTACCTAAGAGCTTATTtgttagaaaaatcaaatatggtaaaatttaaaaagatatatttagaaactaaaatgtatattagttaaaaattacACGCTTTGAGCAGTCAAAGGGTGTAGCAGTAACAAAATATTCCATATaggtttgatattaaaatataaaaaaatagtgaaggGATCTTTTAAGCATAAAAGGAAATATATAGGGATGTAGAAAAAAACATCTGTGAATTAATTCACCGCCTGACAAGTGACAACGGACGAATAAACATCCATATATTGCCCCATTTTTTAGACAATATTTCCTACTTCGTTTCTCTAGCCCGaaattcatttctctctctctttgtaataataataatattttttttttaaagaaaaaaccctcTCTTCCCATTGAGTGAAAAATGGTGTAAAGaatcaaaaaaccaaagaaCAAGGAGCCCAGGTttgttcatcttttttctttttttttttatctaggtaTTGTCTATTTCCAgttatctttctttttgttttgttttattttactaacaaatatatataggtGCTTTATTTATGGCTTGTTTGAATACCTGTTCaatgtttttcttgtatttattttgttttcttgcatttttgtGTTGATTGTCAGTTGCAAAATTTAAGTGGGGGCTTCGATTTtctttacccaaaaaaaaatggaagctaAAACCCTAGCAGCTGATAAAACCACTGACCCAGGTGCCAAAACCATCAAAGAAAACGGAAAGGAaggttttgttgatgatttagCTCCCGCCTTTGATGTTAATAATCTTGAGGATTCGGAGATTAATGGAGTGTCTTCTTTGTTAAAGATGCAAGAAAGTGGGTGTCTTAAAGGGTTAGGGTCTGTTTTGGATTATCTTAACAAGAATGAGCAAAGGGGCTTTGGGGATCATGGTTTGAATTCTGATTTACTAGTTGCAAATGAGAGGAGTATTGATGATGCTGATGCTGATGCTGATGCTGATGATGGTAGGGAAGGAGAGGTGGATATAGCAGATGATCAATTTAGGGTTGGCGATTTTGTGTGGGGTAAGATTAAGAGTCATCCATGGTGGCCGGGGCGGGTTTATGATCCTTCAAATGCATCTGATTACGCAAAGAAAGTTAAACAAAGGGATAAAATTCTTGTAGCTTATTTTGGAGATAGCACGTTTGCTTGGTGCAATCCATCTCAGTTGAGCCCTTTCGAGGAGAATTTTGTGGAAATGTTCAAGCAGAGTAACTCAAAAAGCTTTGTGAATGCAGTAAAGGAGGCGGTGGATGAGGTTGGTAGACTTGTGGATTTGAAGATGACCTGTGCTTGCGTGCCTCAGGAGAATTTGATTGGGTTTGGTAGATCATTGGCAGTGAATACTGGAATTAAGGAAGGACTTCTAGTGCCTGAAGGTGGAATTGAGAAGTTCTCAACTGCTTTGTTTGAACCAGCAGCATTCCTTCCTGTATTGAAAGATGCTGCTCAGTTTGTCAGTACTGTTAATATGCTGGAAGTCACAGTGTTAAAGAACTGGCTGTCAGCTTTTTATCGAGCAAAAGGAAGTTACCAGTTGCCAACTTACCATGAGCCACTGCCAATTTCAGGCCTTGATGATGACACCAGAAATTGGATGATGGACTTGACTGATCACAGTGGTGGAGTAGAAGCCAGAATTCAGGGTCCAGTTGAGGAAGACTGGCTTTCTTCACCGACAAGCTGTAAATTTGGCCAAACCACCCAGGGCCCTTTGCAGAAATGTCAAGATATGTCAGAGGATAGATGGAATCGGAGAAGGAAACAGAAAAGCATTGCTGAAATTTTGCGAGGGGATATAGATGCTGAGGCtgaaaacaaggaggaggatgTGACTAAAGAAGAAACAGAGTCGAGGAAACAAACATCTTCCGCCGACAGAGAGACAGGGAAAGGTGGAGGTAAAATTATGGGACAGGTGATGGATGCTAAGATCCAAAATGTGGTGGGGGATGTGCCTATAGACAAAGCAAGCTCAGGTAAACCTGCATCTTCATCTGGGAGggaaaagagaaaagcaagtgATAAAGCTGACGCTGAGGACAAAAGTAAAGTGGGGGATGTGGGTGAAGCAGGAACAAACTCTGGCAAACATGAATCTACATCTGGCAGGAAGAAGAGGAAAGTCAGTGATAAAGCTGCTGCTGATTGCAAAAATGAGGTGGGAAATGCTGCTGAATTAAGATCAAACTCAGAAAAGTCTGCATCATCATCtgggaggaagaagaggaaagtCAGTGATGATGTCAATGCTGATGGTGGCAGTGATACAGTTTCTAGACTGAGGAAAGAGACAACACTTTCTGAGTCTTTTGTAGCATCTGATCTTGAAGTTGGTGGTAGGGACTTAAAGAAGGTAAGTTCTGCTGTTGAAAATGATGATGCTGAGGGAAATATAGATGAAACAAGGGACAAAACTGTGTCtgggaagaagaagatagatGGGGGATTAAGTGATCTAAGGGATGGTGATGAGGCTAAAGCTCGAATTGAGAAATGTTCGTTCTCAAGGGAAAGAAGACAGAGCAAGTACTTGTCCCCTCCCTACACAAATATTAATAGAGGGCAATACACAAATATTAATAGAGGGCAAAGAAAGAAAGGTTTAGAAGcagaatccaagaaaatttccAACGATCCTCAATTAAGGGAACGGATGACCATGGCTGCAGGCCATCTTATCTGCGAGAAATTTCAGATGACAGCCTATGAAGAAACTGGTGGAGATCAGATATCAGACAGTTCAGGTCCTCAGACACCAAAACAAGATCAGAACAACATCATTGATCTAGTCAAGATTAAGGCACCTGTCAATCAAATGCTATCTCATGTCCAGTCTTTAGCTCTTAATCCAACATATCTGAAGGAAGGCAATGCTCTTGGTTTTGTTGAGGAATTTGTTTCCGCATTCAGAAGTTCAATCTATCGCAATGGATCCAACTACAAAATGTACAACAAACATCAACCAGGAAGAACAAAGAGAAAGTCCCAAGAATCTGAACCTGGGACATCAGGGGTCGAGCAAAATCTGGCTGACCAAAGTTCTGCTGATTATAAATCCAGGTCAAAAAGGCCCAAAAAGAGTGAAGAAGCAAAATTGGACAAGCTCAAAGTCAGGCAAGCTGCCACTGCTACAGATGTGAAGACAAGTGACAAGGAATCAGATGGGAAATCTCAGGCTGCTGCTGCCCTTTATGCGACATTTTCTCCGGGatcttctcttccttcaaaGAATGATCTTATTAT of the Populus nigra chromosome 7, ddPopNigr1.1, whole genome shotgun sequence genome contains:
- the LOC133699688 gene encoding PWWP domain-containing protein 3-like isoform X2, encoding MEAKTLAADKTTDPGAKTIKENGKEGFVDDLAPAFDVNNLEDSEINGVSSLLKMQESGCLKGLGSVLDYLNKNEQRGFGDHGLNSDLLVANERSIDDADADADADDGREGEVDIADDQFRVGDFVWGKIKSHPWWPGRVYDPSNASDYAKKVKQRDKILVAYFGDSTFAWCNPSQLSPFEENFVEMFKQSNSKSFVNAVKEAVDEVGRLVDLKMTCACVPQENLIGFGRSLAVNTGIKEGLLVPEGGIEKFSTALFEPAAFLPVLKDAAQFVSTVNMLEVTVLKNWLSAFYRAKGSYQLPTYHEPLPISGLDDDTRNWMMDLTDHSGGVEARIQGPVEEDWLSSPTSCKFGQTTQGPLQKCQDMSEDRWNRRRKQKSIAEILRGDIDAEAENKEEDVTKEETESRKQTSSADRETGKGGGKIMGQVMDAKIQNVVGDVPIDKASSGKPASSSGREKRKASDKADAEDKSKVGDVGEAGTNSGKHESTSGRKKRKVSDKAAADCKNEVGNAAELRSNSEKSASSSGRKKRKVSDDVNADGGSDTVSRLRKETTLSESFVASDLEVGGRDLKKVSSAVENDDAEGNIDETRDKTVSGKKKIDGGLSDLRDGDEAKARIEKCSFSRERRQSKYLSPPYTNINRGQYTNINRGQRKKGLEAESKKISNDPQLRERMTMAAGHLICEKFQMTAYEETGGDQISDSSGPQTPKQDQNNIIDLVKIKAPVNQMLSHVQSLALNPTYLKEGNALGFVEEFVSAFRSSIYRNGSNYKMYNKHQPGRTKRKSQESEPGTSGVEQNLADQSSADYKSRSKRPKKSEEAKLDKLKVRQAATATDVKTSDKESDGKSQAAAALYATFSPGSSLPSKNDLIMIYEKFGPLNQEETEVFYNNGCARIVFLRSSEAEKAFNDSQIASPLGAASVTFQLQYLSSAETKTPELRGIPSLKSSPLAKDKTNLDKELDSQSSANDASQLNYIKQKLEMMSSILKMSDGTDMKSKLEGEIKGLLEKEMAGRNIIDRRLLHWTEWRLQRS
- the LOC133699688 gene encoding PWWP domain-containing protein 3-like isoform X1; its protein translation is MEAKTLAADKTTDPGAKTIKENGKEGFVDDLAPAFDVNNLEDSEINGVSSLLKMQESGCLKGLGSVLDYLNKNEQRGFGDHGLNSDLLVANERSIDDADADADADDGREGEVDIADDQFRVGDFVWGKIKSHPWWPGRVYDPSNASDYAKKVKQRDKILVAYFGDSTFAWCNPSQLSPFEENFVEMFKQSNSKSFVNAVKEAVDEVGRLVDLKMTCACVPQENLIGFGRSLAVNTGIKEGLLVPEGGIEKFSTALFEPAAFLPVLKDAAQFVSTVNMLEVTVLKNWLSAFYRAKGSYQLPTYHEPLPISGLDDDTRNWMMDLTDHSGGVEARIQGPVEEDWLSSPTSCKFGQTTQGPLQKCQDMSEDRWNRRRKQKSIAEILRGDIDAEAENKEEDVTKEETESRKQTSSADRETGKGGGKIMGQVMDAKIQNVVGDVPIDKASSGKPASSSGREKRKASDKADAEDKSKVGDVGEAGTNSGKHESTSGRKKRKVSDKAAADCKNEVGNAAELRSNSEKSASSSGRKKRKVSDDVNADGGSDTVSRLRKETTLSESFVASDLEVGGRDLKKVSSAVENDDAEGNIDETRDKTVSGKKKIDGGLSDLRDGDEAKARIEKCSFSRERRQSKYLSPPYTNINRGQYTNINRGQRKKGLEAESKKISNDPQLRERMTMAAGHLICEKFQMTAYEETGGDQISDSSGPQTPKQDQNNIIDLVKIKAPVNQMLSHVQSLALNPTYLKEGNALGFVEEFVSAFRSSIYRNGSNYKMYNKHQPGRTKRKSQESEPGTSGVEQNLADQSSADYKSRSKRPKKSEEAKLDKLKVRQAATATDVKTSDKESDGKSQAAAALYATFSPGSSLPSKNDLIMIYEKFGPLNQEETEVFYNNGCARIVFLRSSEAEKAFNDSQIASPLGAASVTFQLQYLSSAETKTPELRGIPSLKSSPLAKDKTNLDKELDSQSSANDASQLNYIKQKLEMMSSILKMSDGTDMKSKLEGEIKGLLEKQAVKDSCILFTLALHDYSLSGDGREKYY
- the LOC133699688 gene encoding PWWP domain-containing protein 3-like isoform X3 is translated as MEAKTLAADKTTDPGAKTIKENGKEGFVDDLAPAFDVNNLEDSEINGVSSLLKMQESGCLKGLGSVLDYLNKNEQRGFGDHGLNSDLLVANERSIDDADADADADDGREGEVDIADDQFRVGDFVWGKIKSHPWWPGRVYDPSNASDYAKKVKQRDKILVAYFGDSTFAWCNPSQLSPFEENFVEMFKQSNSKSFVNAVKEAVDEVGRLVDLKMTCACVPQENLIGFGRSLAVNTGIKEGLLVPEGGIEKFSTALFEPAAFLPVLKDAAQFVSTVNMLEVTVLKNWLSAFYRAKGSYQLPTYHEPLPISGLDDDTRNWMMDLTDHSGGVEARIQGPVEEDWLSSPTSCKFGQTTQGPLQKCQDMSEDRWNRRRKQKSIAEILRGDIDAEAENKEEDVTKEETESRKQTSSADRETGKGGGKIMGQVMDAKIQNVVGDVPIDKASSGKPASSSGREKRKASDKADAEDKSKVGDVGEAGTNSGKHESTSGRKKRKVSDKAAADCKNEVGNAAELRSNSEKSASSSGRKKRKVSDDVNADGGSDTVSRLRKETTLSESFVASDLEVGGRDLKKVSSAVENDDAEGNIDETRDKTVSGKKKIDGGLSDLRDGDEAKARIEKCSFSRERRQSKYLSPPYTNINRGQYTNINRGQRKKGLEAESKKISNDPQLRERMTMAAGHLICEKFQMTAYEETGGDQISDSSGPQTPKQDQNNIIDLVKIKAPVNQMLSHVQSLALNPTYLKEGNALGFVEEFVSAFRSSIYRNGSNYKMYNKHQPGRTKRKSQESEPGTSGVEQNLADQSSADYKSRSKRPKKSEEAKLDKLKVRQAATATDVKTSDKESDGKSQAAAALYATFSPGSSLPSKNDLIMIYEKFGPLNQEETEVFYNNGCARIVFLRSSEAEKAFNDSQIASPLGAASVTFQLQYLSSAETKTPELRGIPSLKSSPLAKDKTNLDKELDSQSSANDASQLNYIKQKLEMMSSILKMSDGTDMKSKLEGEIKGLLEKVSTMARSSL